In Isoalcanivorax indicus, the following proteins share a genomic window:
- a CDS encoding transposase → MTRKTRNKYNHYTEDFRREAVRRADDPNTSAAEVAKELGIHPGQIYNWRRQYKRLSDKQFNSVQGVDYSMKESE, encoded by the coding sequence ATGACCAGAAAGACCCGGAACAAGTACAATCACTACACTGAAGATTTTCGGCGCGAAGCGGTACGCCGTGCCGATGATCCCAATACCAGCGCCGCCGAGGTAGCGAAGGAACTCGGTATTCACCCCGGCCAGATCTATAACTGGCGTCGGCAGTATAAGCGGTTGTCCGACAAGCAGTTCAATAGCGTCCAGGGGGTGGACTACTCCATGAAAGAGAGCGAATAG